One Ignavibacteriales bacterium genomic region harbors:
- a CDS encoding polyprenyl synthetase family protein — protein MSKLSLKEISHPIKSEIDRFDDIFKAALRSNVGLVDLVARYIIRQKGKKIRPLLVLLSAKISGGVTERTYRGATLVELLHTATLIHDDVVDDADKRRGMWSINALFKNKVAVLMGDYLLSRGLMISVDGKDYDFLGVTTNAVKRMSEGELLQIQKTRKLDIDEETYFKVISDKTASLLETCCAIGAMSTTENKEQIEAMRNFGHSLGMSFQIRDDILDYEGKSNLIGKPVGGDIKEKKITLPLIYSLNNVSKTEASRIRKLLKNGNDNLKVKEIMKFVKDNNGIEYALKVAQKYSDQAKNALNIFPDSETKISMQVLVDFVTSRKN, from the coding sequence TTGAGTAAACTTTCACTAAAAGAAATAAGCCATCCAATTAAATCTGAGATAGATCGTTTTGATGATATATTTAAAGCAGCATTGCGTTCAAATGTTGGATTGGTCGATCTTGTTGCGCGGTATATTATTCGCCAAAAAGGCAAAAAGATACGTCCACTTTTAGTTTTGTTGTCTGCAAAAATATCAGGAGGAGTTACTGAAAGAACTTATCGTGGTGCAACTTTAGTAGAACTTTTACATACCGCTACTTTAATTCACGATGATGTTGTTGATGATGCTGATAAGAGAAGGGGAATGTGGTCTATAAACGCTTTGTTTAAAAATAAAGTTGCTGTTCTGATGGGTGATTATTTGTTATCTCGTGGACTTATGATTTCTGTGGATGGAAAAGATTATGATTTTCTTGGTGTTACAACTAATGCTGTAAAGAGAATGTCTGAAGGTGAACTTCTTCAGATTCAAAAAACAAGAAAATTAGACATTGATGAAGAAACTTATTTTAAAGTAATTTCTGATAAAACAGCCTCACTTTTAGAAACCTGCTGCGCAATTGGCGCAATGAGCACAACTGAAAATAAAGAACAAATTGAAGCAATGAGAAATTTTGGTCATTCACTTGGAATGTCTTTTCAAATTCGTGATGATATTCTTGATTACGAAGGTAAATCAAATCTGATTGGTAAACCTGTTGGCGGTGATATTAAAGAAAAGAAAATTACTTTGCCGCTTATTTATTCCCTAAATAATGTTTCAAAAACTGAAGCTTCAAGAATCAGAAAATTATTGAAGAATGGAAATGATAATCTAAAAGTAAAAGAAATAATGAAGTTTGTTAAAGATAATAATGGAATTGAGTACGCCCTTAAAGTTGCGCAAAAATATTCTGATCAGGCGAAAAACGCATTAAATATATTTCCGGATTCAGAAACAAAAATTTCAATGCAGGTTCTAGTTGATTTTGTAACATCGAGAAAAAACTAG
- a CDS encoding universal stress protein translates to METTINKVLVPIDFSDYSKSALKYAVNFAKSFNAEVILVYVVEPIIYPPDFSMGQIAMPSINTDWDNRAKEELDKLAKNEITGPNKVKTILKTGKPFVEIIETAKEENVDLIIIATHGHSGVEHILFGSTAEKVVRKAPCPVLTLREPIKGFDYKEGTKKS, encoded by the coding sequence ATGGAAACAACAATTAATAAAGTACTTGTACCAATCGATTTTTCTGATTACTCAAAAAGCGCATTAAAGTATGCTGTAAATTTTGCAAAATCTTTTAATGCAGAAGTAATTCTGGTGTATGTTGTTGAACCGATAATCTATCCACCTGATTTTAGTATGGGACAAATTGCAATGCCTTCTATAAATACTGATTGGGATAATCGTGCAAAAGAAGAGTTGGATAAACTTGCTAAGAACGAAATTACAGGACCAAATAAGGTTAAGACTATACTCAAAACAGGTAAACCTTTTGTAGAGATAATCGAAACGGCCAAAGAAGAAAATGTTGATCTGATAATTATTGCAACACACGGGCATAGTGGAGTTGAACATATTTTGTTTGGGAGTACAGCAGAAAAAGTTGTAAGAAAAGCTCCTTGCCCTGTTCTAACTTTACGTGAACCGATAAAAGGTTTTGATTATAAGGAAGGGACTAAAAAAAGTTAG
- a CDS encoding cyclic nucleotide-binding domain-containing protein, with protein sequence MEKEKTAHSSFWVNFFNSPTEETDLKNSLKSIPLFKDLTKRDLSSLISIMHNRTFVTGEMIFNQGDPGIGLYIIREGEVEIEREIDDNDKKVLATFSKGDFFGELALVDGEKRSASAIAKIPSKVSVIFKPDLDEFIEKYPRKGIKILTGISTVIALRLRKLNEDYFDIKFSLTDKKGKQDGNNN encoded by the coding sequence ATGGAAAAAGAAAAAACAGCTCATAGCAGTTTTTGGGTTAATTTTTTTAATTCACCCACTGAAGAAACTGATTTAAAAAATTCACTGAAATCAATCCCCCTCTTTAAGGATTTAACAAAAAGAGATTTATCATCTTTGATAAGTATAATGCATAATAGAACTTTTGTAACAGGAGAGATGATCTTTAATCAAGGCGATCCGGGAATTGGATTATATATTATAAGAGAAGGTGAAGTTGAGATTGAAAGAGAAATAGACGATAATGACAAAAAAGTTTTAGCTACTTTTTCCAAAGGAGATTTTTTTGGCGAGTTAGCATTGGTTGATGGTGAAAAAAGATCAGCTTCTGCTATCGCAAAAATACCGAGCAAGGTTTCTGTAATATTTAAACCGGATCTTGATGAGTTTATTGAAAAATATCCAAGAAAAGGTATTAAGATTTTAACAGGTATATCAACGGTTATTGCGTTGCGATTAAGAAAATTAAATGAAGATTATTTTGATATTAAGTTTAGTTTAACGGATAAGAAAGGAAAGCAAGATGGAAACAACAATTAA
- a CDS encoding 1-(5-phosphoribosyl)-5-[(5-phosphoribosylamino)methylideneamino] imidazole-4-carboxamide isomerase translates to MSAIKKHLLVIPSIDIHNRKTVRVVQGIPELDCKEYGDDPVEMAMIWRAENAKMLHVVDFNGAFDHSKVNHDIIKNLCSSVIIPIEFAGGIRSIEDAEAVFDLGVHRIAINTMALENRTEFLKLFDKFGPTKIVLSIDILNGELVTRGRQKKSGFNYLSFTKEMVDLGIDRCIVTDVSRNGVMQGPNIALSKEIAEHSKIKVTHSGGVRNKDELLDLQLLLAIGVDSVIIGTAFYENRFPCQKLWRVAESGLFN, encoded by the coding sequence ATGAGCGCAATAAAAAAACATCTATTAGTAATTCCTTCTATTGATATTCACAACCGTAAGACTGTAAGAGTTGTTCAGGGAATCCCTGAACTTGATTGCAAAGAATACGGTGATGATCCAGTTGAAATGGCAATGATTTGGCGTGCAGAAAATGCAAAGATGTTACACGTTGTAGATTTTAACGGTGCATTTGATCATTCAAAAGTAAACCACGATATAATTAAAAACCTTTGCAGTTCTGTAATAATTCCAATAGAATTTGCTGGAGGAATACGTAGCATTGAAGATGCTGAAGCAGTTTTTGATTTGGGTGTTCACAGAATCGCTATCAATACAATGGCATTAGAAAATCGAACAGAATTTTTAAAACTATTTGATAAATTTGGTCCAACTAAAATTGTTCTTTCAATCGATATATTAAACGGCGAATTAGTAACTCGCGGACGACAGAAGAAATCAGGTTTTAATTATTTATCTTTTACAAAAGAAATGGTCGATCTTGGAATTGATAGGTGTATTGTTACAGATGTTAGCCGTAACGGTGTTATGCAAGGCCCTAATATTGCACTATCAAAAGAGATTGCGGAACATAGTAAAATTAAAGTTACACACTCAGGTGGAGTGAGAAATAAAGACGAACTATTGGATTTGCAACTGTTACTAGCAATTGGAGTTGATTCTGTAATAATTGGAACAGCATTTTACGAAAACAGATTTCCATGCCAAAAACTTTGGCGCGTTGCAGAATCTGGTTTATTTAATTAG
- a CDS encoding acyl-CoA dehydrogenase family protein gives MDFNLTDDQKMLKGLVKEFVDGEVRPLAQKIDEDEEIPNHLIKKIAEMGFLGIAFPEKYGGGGFGEFGYCLLQEEMTRACNSTATFIGAHQSIGTNAIYIGGSEEIKRKYLPQLTSGEKIAAFVLTEPGAGSDTFNLSTKAELKGDKWIINGSKVWITNAGIANVFSVFARTDKGISGFVVDADTPGIIIGLKEKKLGIRGSVTNTITFENVEVPKENLLGLDGKGFLIAMKTLDAGRIGLGAGCLGASKELLELSTVFAKQRKQFGSAISKFQAVQFMLAEISAKIYPMESIVYRTANNYDLKKDIANEAAIVKLFCSESMTEIADKAVQIHGGMGFSRELPLERYYRDARILKIFEGTNEIQKMIIGRYAIKDNGEWKVDE, from the coding sequence ATGGACTTTAATTTAACAGATGACCAGAAAATGTTAAAAGGATTAGTGAAGGAGTTTGTTGATGGAGAAGTTAGACCCCTTGCCCAAAAAATTGATGAAGATGAAGAAATTCCAAACCATCTGATTAAAAAGATTGCAGAAATGGGTTTTCTTGGCATTGCTTTTCCTGAAAAATATGGCGGCGGCGGTTTTGGTGAATTTGGTTATTGTCTTTTACAGGAAGAAATGACAAGAGCGTGTAACTCAACAGCAACATTTATTGGTGCGCATCAATCAATTGGTACTAATGCAATTTATATTGGTGGATCTGAAGAAATAAAAAGAAAATATCTTCCCCAACTTACTTCTGGTGAAAAAATAGCTGCATTTGTGCTTACAGAACCCGGTGCCGGTTCCGATACTTTTAATCTTTCAACTAAAGCAGAACTTAAAGGAGATAAATGGATTATTAACGGAAGTAAAGTTTGGATTACAAATGCAGGAATTGCAAATGTATTTTCTGTTTTTGCAAGAACTGATAAAGGAATAAGCGGGTTTGTTGTCGATGCTGATACTCCAGGGATTATCATTGGATTGAAAGAAAAGAAACTTGGAATTAGAGGCAGCGTAACAAACACAATAACTTTTGAAAATGTTGAAGTTCCAAAAGAAAACTTACTCGGGCTGGATGGAAAAGGTTTTTTGATTGCGATGAAAACTCTTGATGCCGGAAGAATTGGACTTGGAGCAGGATGTCTTGGTGCTTCAAAAGAATTGCTTGAGCTTTCCACTGTCTTTGCTAAACAACGTAAACAATTTGGATCAGCTATTTCAAAATTTCAGGCAGTACAGTTTATGCTTGCAGAAATTTCAGCAAAAATTTATCCAATGGAAAGCATTGTTTACCGTACTGCAAATAATTACGATCTTAAAAAAGATATTGCAAACGAAGCTGCAATTGTTAAACTATTTTGCTCAGAATCTATGACTGAGATTGCGGATAAAGCTGTGCAAATTCACGGCGGAATGGGATTTAGTCGTGAACTGCCCTTAGAAAGATATTACCGCGATGCACGCATTCTAAAAATATTTGAAGGAACAAACGAAATACAAAAAATGATTATCGGCAGATACGCAATTAAAGATAATGGCGAGTGGAAGGTGGATGAGTAA
- a CDS encoding prolyl oligopeptidase family serine peptidase gives MNKDFRLKTKEGDFLNISVYGIENIKSSPCLIFVHGFKGFKDWGFFPYAAKRFADKGFFVLSFNFSHNGVDHHGFDFNCLDKFAKNTVSLEVSELVQVIKAYHKGFFAKNIFGKVGLIGHSRGGGVVLLSSLIDEVDAYVVWSSVAKFDRYTERQKKEWSKAGFYEALNSRTNQMMRMNVDLLEDIEKNKNSSLSIENAVKDLHKPLLIVHGEQDLTVPFEEGEQIFNWSDKSISKFELITAAGHTFDIVHPFAGSNNKFDMVVSKTQDFLDKAFTFN, from the coding sequence ATGAACAAAGATTTTAGGCTAAAAACGAAAGAAGGGGATTTTCTTAACATAAGTGTATATGGTATTGAAAATATTAAATCATCACCATGCTTAATTTTTGTTCATGGATTTAAGGGTTTTAAGGATTGGGGTTTCTTTCCATACGCTGCAAAACGCTTTGCAGACAAAGGTTTTTTTGTTCTTTCTTTTAATTTTTCGCATAATGGTGTTGATCACCACGGTTTTGATTTTAATTGTTTAGATAAATTTGCGAAAAACACTGTATCTCTTGAAGTATCAGAACTTGTTCAGGTAATTAAAGCTTATCATAAAGGTTTTTTTGCTAAAAATATTTTTGGTAAAGTAGGTTTGATTGGGCACAGTCGTGGTGGCGGAGTTGTGCTTTTAAGCAGTTTGATTGATGAGGTTGATGCTTATGTTGTTTGGTCATCTGTTGCAAAATTTGATAGATATACTGAGCGACAAAAAAAAGAATGGAGTAAGGCTGGATTTTATGAAGCTTTGAATTCAAGAACAAATCAAATGATGCGAATGAATGTCGATTTACTTGAAGATATTGAAAAAAATAAAAATAGTTCATTAAGTATTGAAAATGCTGTTAAAGATTTGCACAAACCTTTGTTAATTGTTCATGGTGAGCAGGACTTAACAGTTCCGTTTGAGGAAGGTGAACAAATTTTTAATTGGAGTGATAAATCAATATCAAAATTTGAGTTGATAACTGCAGCAGGGCATACATTTGATATTGTTCATCCTTTTGCAGGAAGTAACAATAAATTTGATATGGTGGTTTCTAAAACACAAGATTTTTTAGATAAAGCATTTACTTTTAATTGA
- a CDS encoding 4Fe-4S dicluster domain-containing protein: protein MQLKNIIFIIVFLATFGFFAYSVNNLIKYLKVAKKKDDRFDNVPARLKRVWNIAFAQTKLLRDPVAGTLHFLIFWGFVLFIFAVLETIIQGFYSQFSLSILGPVYALITVVQDLFGLLVILSIIFSLYRRFILKIPRLDVDKHGKFDAAFILLLIMFIVVAMYGQNAAGIANNGMSYHASELRPVSAFISGLFFSGQTSTTVLLYEFFWWMHIILIFAFLNYLPYSKHLHVLSSIPNVFFANLDPVRNTIKKLNLDDENADTFGVADIDQFSWKQILDGYSCTECGRCTSVCPANTVGKLLSPREIIVDIRKRTLDKAPFLVEGKTEGELFEKTLVHNYIPDSVLWECTTCMACVQECPVMIEHVDSIVDMRRNLVLTESEFPAGLNPVFKSLETNFSPWAFNPADRAEWAEGMNIKSMADDKDGEILFWVGCAGSFDDRYKKVSKAFATIMQKAGVNFRILGTEEKCNGDTARRLGNEYLAQMMMQENVEVLNNYGVKKIVTACPHCFHSLKNEYPQFGGNFEVKHHTQFIEELLSDGKIQLKKETEKHKVTYHDSCYLGRYNEVYDSPRKSLTEVAGIDLVEMERNKSRGFCCGAGGGRMFLEDESGGRINEERAKEALSTNADTIASACPFCMTMMTDGVKHFEKSEEVAVKDIAEIILENIN from the coding sequence ATGCAGTTAAAGAATATCATTTTTATTATAGTTTTTTTAGCAACATTTGGATTTTTTGCTTATAGCGTAAATAATCTAATAAAATATCTTAAAGTTGCTAAAAAGAAGGATGATAGATTTGATAATGTTCCTGCAAGATTAAAACGGGTTTGGAATATTGCATTTGCACAAACCAAATTGTTGCGCGATCCTGTTGCAGGCACACTGCACTTTTTGATTTTTTGGGGATTTGTTCTTTTTATTTTTGCGGTTTTAGAAACAATTATTCAAGGATTTTATTCACAGTTTTCACTTTCGATACTCGGTCCTGTTTATGCTCTAATAACTGTCGTACAAGATTTATTTGGTTTATTAGTAATCCTTTCAATTATATTTTCTCTTTATAGAAGATTTATACTAAAAATACCAAGATTAGATGTCGACAAACACGGAAAATTTGATGCAGCATTCATTCTGCTTTTAATTATGTTTATTGTTGTTGCGATGTATGGACAAAACGCCGCCGGAATTGCAAATAATGGAATGAGTTATCATGCATCAGAATTAAGACCTGTTTCAGCATTTATAAGTGGATTGTTTTTTTCCGGGCAAACTTCAACAACAGTTTTGCTTTATGAGTTTTTCTGGTGGATGCATATAATTTTGATTTTTGCGTTCTTAAATTATTTACCATACTCAAAACATTTACACGTTTTAAGTTCAATACCAAATGTGTTCTTTGCAAATTTGGATCCTGTTAGAAATACAATTAAAAAGCTAAATCTTGATGATGAAAATGCTGATACTTTTGGTGTTGCTGATATTGACCAATTTAGCTGGAAACAAATATTAGACGGGTATTCTTGCACAGAATGTGGTAGATGTACATCAGTTTGTCCGGCAAACACAGTTGGAAAATTATTATCGCCAAGAGAAATTATTGTTGATATCAGAAAACGAACTTTAGATAAAGCTCCATTTCTTGTTGAAGGTAAAACAGAGGGTGAGCTTTTCGAAAAAACACTAGTTCATAATTACATACCTGATTCTGTTCTTTGGGAATGTACAACTTGTATGGCTTGCGTTCAGGAATGTCCTGTAATGATTGAACATGTTGATTCAATTGTTGATATGAGAAGAAATTTAGTTTTAACGGAATCTGAATTTCCGGCAGGATTAAATCCTGTTTTTAAAAGTTTGGAAACTAACTTCAGTCCTTGGGCGTTTAATCCTGCAGATAGAGCAGAATGGGCTGAAGGAATGAACATCAAATCAATGGCAGATGATAAAGATGGCGAGATTTTATTTTGGGTTGGATGTGCAGGTTCTTTTGATGATAGATATAAAAAAGTATCAAAGGCATTTGCAACGATAATGCAAAAGGCTGGTGTTAATTTTAGAATTCTAGGAACCGAAGAAAAATGCAACGGCGATACAGCGAGAAGACTAGGAAATGAATATCTTGCACAGATGATGATGCAGGAAAATGTTGAAGTTCTAAATAACTATGGAGTTAAAAAGATTGTTACTGCTTGTCCACATTGTTTTCACTCATTAAAAAATGAGTACCCGCAATTCGGTGGTAATTTTGAAGTAAAACATCATACACAATTTATTGAAGAATTATTGTCTGATGGAAAAATTCAACTAAAGAAAGAGACTGAAAAACATAAAGTTACTTATCACGATTCCTGTTATCTTGGCAGGTATAATGAAGTTTATGATTCACCAAGAAAATCTTTAACTGAAGTTGCGGGAATAGATTTAGTTGAAATGGAACGCAACAAGAGTCGTGGTTTCTGCTGTGGTGCCGGCGGCGGAAGAATGTTTTTAGAAGACGAATCCGGCGGAAGAATAAACGAAGAACGCGCAAAAGAAGCATTAAGTACAAACGCTGATACAATCGCATCAGCCTGTCCGTTTTGTATGACTATGATGACGGACGGAGTAAAACATTTTGAAAAATCGGAAGAGGTTGCAGTAAAAGATATTGCAGAAATAATACTGGAAAACATTAATTAA
- a CDS encoding histone H1 → MEKFDQLVQFVQSLEGDFQKFYVKEQAAAGTRVRKGLSDLRKLCQEIRNDVQDVKAARKAPKA, encoded by the coding sequence ATGGAAAAATTCGATCAACTAGTTCAATTCGTTCAAAGTTTGGAAGGTGATTTCCAAAAATTTTATGTGAAAGAACAAGCTGCTGCAGGTACACGTGTGCGCAAAGGCCTAAGCGATCTCAGAAAATTATGTCAGGAAATCAGAAATGACGTTCAAGACGTTAAAGCTGCAAGAAAAGCTCCTAAAGCATAG
- a CDS encoding CapA family protein, which yields MKIVIITFSILSFFIFNSPSSFRFEESKRTIISQDSSVTISISVIGDLMCHSPQFQYAQVEKDSFDFSPVYRNVKKYLSASDLTFGNLETVTAGKENGGYTGYPFFNTPSSYITALKEVGFDLLITANNHSLDRNEKGILKTIDEINSRNLKYLGTYTSQGDRDSIRIFDVRGIKIAILAYSYGTNGNPIPIGKDYLINLIDYKLLEKDILSAKSNGADLVLVHYHFGEEYKREPVQFQKEVVNKTIELGADIIIGGHPHVLQPVNFFKTNNAKLDSGFVAYSMGNFFSNQQARYKDAGIILTIKIIKNIVKNKFEINEVSYLPTWVFKGNTSNGNEYVLIPATSVYDTTINLSKSENVKMNQAFDDTRYIITKYTKNSKLREFRDPN from the coding sequence ATGAAAATCGTAATAATTACATTCTCAATTTTATCCTTTTTTATTTTTAATTCTCCTTCATCTTTTAGATTTGAAGAGAGTAAGAGAACTATAATTTCTCAAGATAGTTCTGTTACTATCAGCATTTCTGTTATTGGAGATTTGATGTGTCATTCTCCGCAGTTTCAATACGCTCAAGTTGAAAAGGATAGTTTTGATTTTTCACCCGTTTACAGAAACGTAAAAAAATATTTATCCGCTTCTGATTTAACTTTTGGAAATTTAGAAACTGTTACTGCTGGAAAAGAAAATGGCGGGTATACAGGTTATCCCTTCTTCAATACACCAAGTTCTTATATAACTGCTTTAAAAGAAGTAGGATTTGATTTGCTAATTACTGCTAATAATCATTCTTTGGACAGAAATGAAAAAGGAATATTAAAAACGATTGATGAAATTAATTCAAGAAATCTTAAATACCTTGGAACATACACATCACAAGGTGACAGGGATTCTATCCGTATTTTTGATGTAAGGGGTATAAAGATTGCAATACTCGCATATTCTTATGGTACAAACGGAAATCCTATCCCAATAGGAAAAGATTATCTTATAAATCTTATAGATTATAAATTGTTAGAGAAAGATATTCTATCCGCAAAATCAAATGGGGCAGATTTAGTTCTTGTTCATTATCATTTTGGAGAAGAGTACAAGCGCGAGCCTGTTCAATTTCAAAAAGAAGTTGTAAATAAAACTATTGAACTTGGTGCAGATATAATTATTGGGGGCCATCCACACGTTTTACAACCAGTAAACTTCTTTAAAACAAATAATGCAAAACTTGATTCGGGATTTGTTGCTTACTCAATGGGAAATTTTTTCTCAAATCAGCAAGCCAGATACAAAGATGCTGGAATAATACTTACAATTAAAATTATAAAAAATATAGTTAAGAATAAATTTGAGATAAACGAAGTTAGCTACTTGCCAACGTGGGTGTTTAAAGGGAATACTTCTAACGGTAACGAATATGTTCTTATTCCAGCAACAAGCGTTTATGATACAACAATTAATTTATCAAAATCAGAAAATGTAAAAATGAATCAGGCATTTGATGATACACGTTACATAATTACAAAGTACACAAAAAATTCTAAACTAAGAGAGTTCAGAGATCCTAATTGA
- a CDS encoding MFS transporter: MKNKSALGLIFLTVFIDLLGFGILIPILPSFSVKELHIDEAAIGIAIAIYSFVQFLFNPVLGKISDKYGRKPVIVGCLLLNALGYIVFSFTHSYAMLLASRIIAGIGGSSIGVAQAYIADVTTRSERSKGMGLIGAAFGLGFVFGPLMGGLLSPYGYAVTGYVAAGFSSLAFLSTIFFLPESLKKNVTNESSQPFRKRKLFDFAAMKKILQKPDLAVLILLFFILTFSFANIYGTFALLGLKVYGFTDMQNGYMFGIVGLTSAIVQGGLIGRINKLMSKKMILIIGSFVIMVALAMVPYAGTFLGLAIVSIILSYGTGTFQPTVLSLISEVTSEAEQGITLGLNQSLASFARVLGPLWGGFAFEYLGYPFPFLTGAAFTGVIFLLAVFYLPKKIKLD; the protein is encoded by the coding sequence TTGAAAAATAAATCGGCACTTGGATTAATATTTTTAACTGTGTTTATTGATTTACTTGGTTTTGGAATTCTCATCCCGATTCTTCCATCATTTTCAGTTAAAGAACTTCATATAGATGAAGCTGCAATCGGAATAGCAATAGCAATTTATTCGTTTGTACAATTTTTATTTAATCCGGTATTGGGTAAAATATCTGATAAATATGGTAGAAAACCTGTGATTGTGGGTTGTTTACTTTTAAATGCACTGGGTTATATTGTTTTTTCATTTACCCATTCCTACGCAATGCTTTTAGCTTCTAGAATTATAGCTGGAATTGGTGGAAGTAGCATCGGAGTTGCACAAGCTTACATTGCTGATGTAACAACAAGATCAGAAAGATCAAAAGGTATGGGGTTAATTGGCGCAGCGTTTGGTCTTGGATTTGTATTTGGACCATTAATGGGTGGATTGTTATCTCCATACGGTTATGCTGTAACTGGCTATGTTGCTGCAGGATTTTCTTCTTTGGCATTTCTATCTACTATCTTTTTTCTACCTGAATCATTAAAAAAGAATGTCACAAATGAATCATCACAGCCGTTCCGAAAAAGAAAATTGTTTGATTTTGCTGCGATGAAAAAAATATTACAAAAACCAGATCTTGCAGTATTAATTTTATTGTTTTTTATTCTCACTTTTTCATTTGCAAATATTTACGGCACGTTTGCTCTGCTCGGATTAAAAGTTTATGGCTTTACAGATATGCAGAATGGTTATATGTTTGGCATTGTTGGACTAACTTCAGCAATTGTTCAGGGTGGATTGATTGGAAGAATAAACAAACTAATGTCTAAAAAAATGATACTTATTATAGGTTCTTTTGTAATAATGGTTGCACTTGCAATGGTGCCTTATGCAGGAACATTTTTGGGACTAGCCATTGTATCGATTATTTTATCCTATGGAACCGGAACATTTCAGCCCACTGTGTTAAGTTTAATTTCTGAAGTAACATCTGAAGCAGAGCAGGGAATTACACTCGGATTGAACCAATCGCTTGCATCTTTTGCAAGAGTTTTAGGTCCACTTTGGGGTGGTTTTGCATTTGAATATTTAGGTTATCCTTTTCCATTTTTAACAGGTGCTGCATTTACAGGAGTTATTTTTTTATTAGCGGTTTTTTATTTACCAAAAAAGATTAAGTTAGATTAG
- the dusB gene encoding tRNA dihydrouridine synthase DusB, whose translation MFKVGKVEIDKAILLAPMEDVTDISFRLVCRELGADVVYTEFVNSEGLVRSNQKTHNKLKIIEKERPVGIQIYGGSIESMVAAAKIAEAENPDMIDINAGCWVKNVVGCGAGSALLKDIPYLTQLVKSVVDSVDLPVTVKTRIGWDNSSIQIVEVAKRLEDVGIKALTVHCRTRVMGHSGNADWSWIPKVKEAVSIPIALNGNVMDASDVKQAFNETNADAVMIARGAIGNPWIFLEAKQLLEKGYITTKIDDEMKINTCLRHLDLAIGIKGERRAVIEHRKFYSGYLKGMHHASKIRNELMQHLEYNPVRDVLLRYSDELKKLEYSL comes from the coding sequence ATGTTCAAAGTAGGAAAAGTTGAAATAGATAAAGCAATACTTCTTGCACCAATGGAAGACGTAACAGATATTTCTTTTCGTTTGGTGTGTAGGGAATTAGGTGCCGATGTCGTTTACACAGAATTTGTAAACTCCGAAGGATTAGTTCGTTCAAATCAAAAGACACACAATAAACTAAAAATAATTGAGAAAGAACGACCGGTTGGAATTCAGATTTATGGCGGCAGTATTGAATCAATGGTTGCCGCAGCTAAAATTGCAGAAGCTGAAAATCCTGATATGATAGATATTAATGCTGGCTGCTGGGTAAAAAATGTTGTTGGGTGCGGTGCCGGTTCAGCATTATTAAAAGATATTCCATACCTAACACAACTTGTAAAATCAGTTGTTGATTCAGTTGATCTTCCTGTTACCGTTAAAACTAGAATTGGCTGGGATAATAGTTCAATTCAAATTGTGGAGGTTGCAAAACGTCTTGAGGATGTTGGAATAAAAGCATTAACAGTTCATTGTAGAACACGCGTTATGGGACACAGCGGCAATGCCGATTGGAGCTGGATTCCAAAAGTTAAAGAGGCTGTTTCTATTCCGATTGCTTTAAACGGAAATGTTATGGACGCGAGCGACGTTAAACAAGCTTTTAATGAAACCAATGCTGATGCCGTTATGATCGCTCGTGGTGCGATTGGAAATCCATGGATTTTTCTTGAGGCAAAACAACTTTTAGAAAAAGGATACATCACAACAAAGATTGATGATGAAATGAAAATAAATACTTGTTTACGTCATCTGGATTTAGCAATTGGTATTAAAGGTGAACGCAGAGCCGTGATTGAACATAGAAAATTTTATTCGGGTTATTTAAAAGGAATGCATCACGCTTCAAAAATTAGAAATGAATTAATGCAGCATCTTGAATACAATCCTGTGCGGGATGTTTTATTAAGATATTCAGATGAACTAAAAAAACTTGAGTACTCACTTTAA